In one window of Acanthochromis polyacanthus isolate Apoly-LR-REF ecotype Palm Island chromosome 8, KAUST_Apoly_ChrSc, whole genome shotgun sequence DNA:
- the LOC110955853 gene encoding aminopeptidase N-like: protein MMGKSCRVSKLCILCVVLALVSVATLVTLWTLALTGDDGDDVTAPWDSYRLPTDLVPEFYNITLWPRLSRDPNTGLYIFTGHSTVQFECVKETDLILIHSNKLNYTKLDEGHIVRLTASGGAYVPSIESTWLQSETQYLVIELKGKLSQGQTYQLYAEFTGELADDLAGFYRSEYEEDGVRKIVATSQMHPTHARKTFPCFDEPAMKAVFHMTLIHPPGTVALSNGMETDVVNATIDGVAVTQTTFEPSEKMSSYLLAIVVSDYGHLSAKQDDVLIRIWARRKAIEQGQGDYALNVTGPVLDFFQSYYNISYPLNKSDQIALPDFYFGAMENWGLVTYRETNLLYDPVTSSNSNKETTATIIAHELAHMWFGNLVTLRWWNEVWLNEGFASYVAYLGADYAEPTWNVKDLIVLDDVHRVFAVDALTSSHPLTSKEDSIILPEQITEQFDTISYSKGAVVLRMLSDFLSETVFVQGLSSYLNHFAYSNTVGNDLWQHLQMAVTDNDVLLPRPVQDIMNPWVLQMGFPVVTVDTASGKVSQQHFLLDPESNVTVESPYKYEWPVPVRWMKAGEVQTDIWWLLEKEVVNPDMRSGASWVLANINVTGFYRVNYDLGNWERLFAQLTTDHQVIPMINRAQLVDDAFNLARAQLVSTTLALRTTSYLSLETDFMPWQSALDNLNYYYLMLDRTEAYQPMQNYLKKQVTPLFMHFKNLTSDWTHVPEGHTDQYNQVNAVRTACRTGVPECQNLTITWFRQWMENPQHNTIHPNLRSVVYCSAMAAGGEAEWEFGWIQFKEASLASEASKLMSALSCTNDTQLLQRFLSFTLNSTLIRKQDATSVITSVAANRAGQSLAWSFVRDQWEYMFTQYGVGSFSFASMITGVTARFSTPEELQQLEEFVEQNGAAGFGSASLAVDQALERTRANIKWLQQNQQEVLDWFSSQTH from the exons ATGATGGGAAAGAGCTGCCGGgtcagcaaactgtgcattctTTGTGTGGTCTTAGCCTTGGTTTCCGTGGCAACCCTCGTCACATTGTGGACTCTTGCCCTGACAGGAGACGATGGTGATGACGTCACAGCTCCTTGGGACAG CTATCGTCTGCCCACAGATTTGGTTCCTGAGTTCTACAACATCACCCTGTGGCCTCGACTCAGCCGCGACCCGAACACCGGCCTCTACATTTTCACAG GACATTCAACTGTGCAGTTCGAGTGCGTGAAAGAAACCGATCTGATCCTGATTCACTCCAACAAACTCAACTACACCAAACTGGATGAAGGTCACATTGTCAGACTCACTGCTTCAG GTGGTGCTTATGTCCCCAGTATCGAGTCGACGTGGCTGCAGTCTGAGACTCAGTATCTGGTCATCGAGCTGAAAGGTAAATTAAGTCAAGGACAGACGTATCAACTGTACGCCGAGTTCACCGGAGAACTAGCTGACGACCTAGCCGGCTTTTACAGGAGCGAATATGAAGAAGACGGAGTCAGAAA GATTGTTGCCACTTCTCAAATGCATCCGACTCACGCCAGGAAAACGTTCCCTTGTTTCGATGAGCCTGCGATGAAAGCGGTTTTCCACATGACTCTCATCCACCCTCCTGGAACTGTAGCCCTGTCTAACGGCATGGAAACAG ACGTCGTTAATGCCACCATCGATGGAGTCGCCGTGACACAGACCACGTTTGAGCCCAGCGAGAAAATGTCGTCCTACCTGCTGGCCATCGTCGTCTCTGACTACGGACACCTCAGCGCTAAACAAGACGACGTTCTG ATCCGTATCTGGGCTCGTAGGAAAGCCATTGAACAGGGACAAGGTGACTACGCCCTCAATGTGACCGGACCAGTGCTGGACTTCTTCCAGTCCTACTACAACATCTCGTACCCGCTGAACAAATCAG ACCAGATCGCTCTGCCAGACTTTTATTTCGGTGCCATGGAGAACTGGGGTTTGGTGACGTACAGAGAAACCAACCTGCTGTACGACCCTGTGACCTCCTCCAACAGCAACAAAGAAACCACTGCCACCATCATCGCTCATGAGCTGGCCCACATG TGGTTTGGTAACCTGGTGACGCTGCGCTGGTGGAACGAGGTGTGGCTGAACGAGGGCTTCGCTTCGTACGTGGCGTATCTTGGAGCCGACTATGCCGAGCCGACGTGGAACGTG aaAGACTTGATCGTCCTCGATGACGTCCACAGAGTGTTTGCAGTGGATGCTTTGACCTCCTCTCATCCTCTGACCTCTAAAGAAGACAGCATCATCCTGCCGGAACAGATCACTGAGCAGTTTGACACCATCTCCTACAGCAAG GGTGCAGTGGTGTTGAGGATGCTGTCTGACTTCCTCTCAGAGACAGTCTTCGTCCAGGGACTTAGT TCGTACCTCAATCACTTCGCCTACAGCAACACAGTGGGAAATGACTTGTGGCAGCATCTACAAATG GCGGTGACAGACAACGATGTTTTACTTCCTCGTCCAGTTCAGGACATCATGAACCCCTGGGTGCTCCAGATGGGCTTCCCTGTGGTTACCGTGGATACGGCCTCAGGGAAAGTTTCCCAGCAGCACTTTCTGCTGGATCCAGAGTCCAATGTCACGGTCGAGTCGCCTTACAA GTACGAGTGGCCGGTTCCTGTTCGGTGGATGAAGGCCGGTGAGGTCCAGACGGACATCTGGTGGCTGCTGGAGAAGGAAG TGGTGAACCCGGACATGAGGAGTGGAGCTTCGTGGGTTCTGGCCAACATCAACGTGACCGGATTTTACCGAGTGAACTACGACCTGGGGAACTGGGAGCGTCTGTTCGCTCAGCTGACCACAGATCACCAG gtCATACCGATGATAAACAGAGCTCAGCTTGTGGACGATGCTTTTAATTTAGCCAG AGCTCAGCTGGTCTCCACCACTCTGGCTCTCAGGACCACCTCCTATCTGTCCCTGGAGACGGACTTCATGCCCTGGCAGTCTGCTCTGGACAACCTCAACTATTACTACCTCATGTTGGACCGAACCGAAGCCTATCAGCCGATGCAg AACTACCTGAAGAAGCAGGTGACTCCCCTCTTCATGCACTTCAAGAACCTGACGTCAGACTGGACTCATGTTCCTGAAGGACACACTGACCA GTACAACCAGGTGAACGCCGTCCGAACCGCCTGTAGAACCGGAGTACCGGAGTGTCAGAACCTGACCATCACCTGGTTCAGACAGTGGATGGAGAATCCGCAACACAACAC GATTCATCCCAACCTGCGATCGGTCGTTTACTGCAGCGCCATGGCAGCAGGTGGAGAGGCTGAGTGGGAGTTCGGATGGATCCAGTTTAAGGAGGCGTCTTTAGCCAGCGAGGCCAGCAAACTGATGTCTGCTCTGTCCTGTACGAACGACACCCAGCTGCTGCAGAG GTTTCTGTCGTTCACCTTGAACTCCACTCTGATCCGTAAACAAGACGCCACCTCCGTCATCACGTCTGTGGCCGCCAACAGAGCAGGACAGAGTCTGGCCTGGAGCTTCGTCAGGGATCAGTGGGAGTACATGTTCACTCA GTACGGCGTTGGCTCCTTCTCCTTCGCCTCCATGATCACTGGAGTCACAGCGAGGTTCTCCACCCCCGAGGAACTGCAACAG ctggaggagTTTGTGGAGCAGAACGGAGCCGCAGGGTTCGGGTCGGCCTCGCTGGCCGTGGATCAGGCCTTGGAGAGGACCAGAGCAAACATCAAgtggctgcagcagaaccagcaggagGTTCTGGACTGGTTCAGCAGCCAGACGCACTGA